The DNA segment TCGTTATTTAGGTCATGCTAGTTTCATTTCCAAAAACGAAATTTCGATCACTGCAGAAGATGGAAAAAAAGAATCCATTTCTGGAACAAACATCATCATTGCTTCTGGTTCCTCTCCGATTGAAATCCCTCCACTCCCTGTGGATGGAAAAAACATTGTCACTTCTGACCATGCAATTGGTTTTGATGCAGTACCCGAACACCTGATCATTGTAGGTGCGGGTGTGATTGGTCTTGAACTTGGATCTGTATGGTTACGTCTTGGTGCGAAAGTCACTGTAGTGGAACTTATGCCACGCCTCTTTGGAACAGCTGACCAAGCGATGGCAAGTCTTGCGGAAAGACTTCTCACTGGACAAGGGATCAATTTTCTCTTTGAAACCAAAGTGCATGGAGCTAAGGTAAAAGGGAAAAAAGTAGAGGTGGAAATCGAAGGCAAAGATGGGAAAAAAACCATCCTCGAAGGTGACAAGGTGCTTGTTTCCATTGGCCGTCGTCCGAACACCGATGGACTTGGTGCCAAAGAAATTGGAATTGAGATGACAGACCGAGGTCGCATCAAAGTAGAACCTAACAAATTCCAAACGAACATTCCTAATATTTATGCCATTGGGGACGTGATTGATGGACCTATGCTTGCACACAAAGCAGAAGACGAAGGGATTGCCGTTGCGGAACTCATTTGTGGAAAGTATGGCCATGTGAATTACAAAGCTATCCCATGGATCGTTTACACTTGGCCAGAAGTGGCTTGGGTAGGTCTTGGGGAAGAAGAACTAAAAGCCAAAGGCATCGAATATAAAGTGGGTAAGTACATGTTCAAACCCAATGCTCGTGCCAAAGCCATGAACGAAACCGATGGACAAGTAAAAGTCCTCGCTGACAAAAAAACGGACAAACTCCTTGGAGTTTACATCGTAGGGCCGAGAGCTTCTGACATGATTGCGGAAGCCGCAATTGCTTTTGAGTTTGGTGCTAGTGCAGAAGACATTGCTCGTTCTACACATGCTCACCCTACTCTTTCCGAAGTCCTCAGAGAAGCGGCGATGGATGCTGATGCGAAATGGTCCATCCATTCGTAATGAAACAGTTGTTTTGTTGTTTTAGGGAGATTATATGACAACCGATCAGATGATGAGTTTATACGGCGATAACGTTGTATTATTGGAAGAATATTACAAACAATTTAAAGAAGATCCATCTTCTTTATCCAAGGATTGGATTGATTTTTTTGGGGAATTAGAAAGGTCCTCTGTTTCGAACAATGGTTCGAATGGAGGTGGGTTCAATGGAAATGGATATGTAAACTACACATCCACCGAACACAGAAAAGACTCATCACTTAGTGATTTTGGTATCATCAACCTTCTCAATGCTTACAGGAGACAAGGTCACTTAGCTGCAAACCTAGATCCACTCGGAATCAACAAACCTAACCGCGAATTCATTGATCTCAAAATTAAAGCTCTCAAACAATCTGACTTAGATACAGAAGTTGATTCTGGGATTCACAATCTTGGAAAAACAAAACTGAAAAACGTCATTGATTGGTTTGAAAAAACCTACTGTGGTTCAATTGGTTGTGAACACTACTACCTTGTAAACGATGAGGAACGTGAGTGGTTACAAAACCGAATGGAACCACTTGCCAACAACGAACCGATCAGCAAAAAGACCGCCTTACGTTTGTTTGAAAAACTTTACCAAGCGGATAGTTTTGAAAACTTCCTCGCTAAAAAATTCGTAGGAAAAAAACGTTTTTCACTCGAAGGTGGGGAAACCATGATCCCGATGCTTGATACCCTTGTGGAAGAAGCGGGTGGTCATAAAATGGATGCCCTAGTCATTGGAATGGCCCATAGAGGACGACTCAACGTTCTTGTGAACATCATCCGTAAACCTGCTGGCCTTATTTTTGCTGAGTTTGAAGAAAAACTAAACCCAGGCCAACTTGGTTATGCGGACGTAAAATACCACCTGGGTTATTCCAATCATGTGATGACTCATTATGGGAAAGAAGTCAAACTTTCCCTTGCCTTTAACCCTTCTCACTTAGAAGCCGTAGACCCAGTGATTTTTGGATCGGTCCGAGCAAGACAAGAAATGGCGAAGGATATGGATCGTTCTAAATTCATGCCAGTTGCCATCCACGGAGATGCCGCATTCGCGGGCCAAGGGGTGGTTGCAGAAACACTCAACATGATGAACCTGGAAGGTTACACCGTGGGTGGAACTTTCCACATTGTGATCAATAACCAAATTGGATTCACCACTCTTCCAAGTGAATCTAGATCCACACTGTATGCAACAGACCTTGCCAAAGGGTTCCAAGTTCCTATTTTCCACGTGAATGGAGACGACCCAGAAGCAGCATACCGAGTCACCAAACTTGCGTTAGAATACCGTCAAAAATTCAAAAAAGATGTGATCATCGATTTGATTTGTTATAGAAGGCTTGGTCACAATGAAACGGACGAACCAACTTTCACACAACCTCAGATGTATGACATCATCAAAAAACACCCGAAAACAATTTCTCTTTACGAAGAAAAATTATTACAACGTGGGGACATTACAAAAGAAGAAATCCAATTCATCAAAGACGGAATCCAACAAGGACTCGAAACTTCCTTCCAACAGGCAAAGGAAAAAGACACTCGCATTACAGTGGATACACTAGGCGGGGTTTGGTCAAGATACACCAAAGAACCGCTCGATTCGGATGTCCATACGGAACTCCTCCAACAACAATTAGGTGGAATTGTAAAAGCAGTGACTACCTTACCAGAAGGATTTACAGCCAATCCAAAACACATCAAAGTGTTAGAAGATCGAAAAAAAATGGGGGCTGGTGAACTTCCGATTGATTGGGGATTTGCGGAATCACTTTCCTTTGGATCCATTTTGGAGAATGGATTCCCAATTCGACTTGGTGGACAAGATGCCCAAAGGGGAACTTTCTCTCATAGGCATGCAACACTCTCTGATATTGTGAATGGTAAAAAACTTACACTTCTCAATCATATCAGCGACAAACAAGCAAAGATCGAAATTGTAAACTCGTCACTTTCGGAATATTCATGTCTTGGTTTTGAGTATGGTTATTCCCTTGCCGATCCAAGTAGCCTTGTGATGTGGGAAGCACAGTTTGGTGATTTTGCTAACAATGCACAGGTGATCTTTGACCAGTTCATTTCGAGTTCCGAAATCAAGTGGCAAAGGATGTCTGGTCTTGTTTGTTTATTACCACATGGTTACGAAGGCCAAGGTCCAGAACACTCATCCGCAAGGCTTGAGAGGTTCTTACAACTCTGTGCACTCGACAACATCCAAGTGGCAAACCTCAC comes from the Leptospira ellinghausenii genome and includes:
- the lpdA gene encoding dihydrolipoyl dehydrogenase, producing MEQYDIVVIGAGPGGYVAAVRAAQLGKKVAIIEKRKTLGGTCLNVGCIPSKALLDSSEEYHKTKHKLSDHGISVKDVKIDIAKMMARKDKVVSEVTSGVDYLMKKNKITRYLGHASFISKNEISITAEDGKKESISGTNIIIASGSSPIEIPPLPVDGKNIVTSDHAIGFDAVPEHLIIVGAGVIGLELGSVWLRLGAKVTVVELMPRLFGTADQAMASLAERLLTGQGINFLFETKVHGAKVKGKKVEVEIEGKDGKKTILEGDKVLVSIGRRPNTDGLGAKEIGIEMTDRGRIKVEPNKFQTNIPNIYAIGDVIDGPMLAHKAEDEGIAVAELICGKYGHVNYKAIPWIVYTWPEVAWVGLGEEELKAKGIEYKVGKYMFKPNARAKAMNETDGQVKVLADKKTDKLLGVYIVGPRASDMIAEAAIAFEFGASAEDIARSTHAHPTLSEVLREAAMDADAKWSIHS
- a CDS encoding 2-oxoglutarate dehydrogenase E1 component gives rise to the protein MTTDQMMSLYGDNVVLLEEYYKQFKEDPSSLSKDWIDFFGELERSSVSNNGSNGGGFNGNGYVNYTSTEHRKDSSLSDFGIINLLNAYRRQGHLAANLDPLGINKPNREFIDLKIKALKQSDLDTEVDSGIHNLGKTKLKNVIDWFEKTYCGSIGCEHYYLVNDEEREWLQNRMEPLANNEPISKKTALRLFEKLYQADSFENFLAKKFVGKKRFSLEGGETMIPMLDTLVEEAGGHKMDALVIGMAHRGRLNVLVNIIRKPAGLIFAEFEEKLNPGQLGYADVKYHLGYSNHVMTHYGKEVKLSLAFNPSHLEAVDPVIFGSVRARQEMAKDMDRSKFMPVAIHGDAAFAGQGVVAETLNMMNLEGYTVGGTFHIVINNQIGFTTLPSESRSTLYATDLAKGFQVPIFHVNGDDPEAAYRVTKLALEYRQKFKKDVIIDLICYRRLGHNETDEPTFTQPQMYDIIKKHPKTISLYEEKLLQRGDITKEEIQFIKDGIQQGLETSFQQAKEKDTRITVDTLGGVWSRYTKEPLDSDVHTELLQQQLGGIVKAVTTLPEGFTANPKHIKVLEDRKKMGAGELPIDWGFAESLSFGSILENGFPIRLGGQDAQRGTFSHRHATLSDIVNGKKLTLLNHISDKQAKIEIVNSSLSEYSCLGFEYGYSLADPSSLVMWEAQFGDFANNAQVIFDQFISSSEIKWQRMSGLVCLLPHGYEGQGPEHSSARLERFLQLCALDNIQVANLTTPAQYFHILRRQILQSFRKPLIIMTPKSLLRLKDAASSLEDITTGAFKKILPDPVAKPEKVEKLLFCSGKVYYDLRKAIDTQKLENVAVVRIEQLYPFPENHIKQMITSYGKLKKFVWVQEEPKNQGAWFFVRDRIEAVMPENKRLHYAGRSEFPSPACGHVVTHLKEQDDLVKDALS